One stretch of Chryseobacterium sp. LJ668 DNA includes these proteins:
- a CDS encoding GEVED domain-containing protein has protein sequence MKKVLLTGFLAFGLITSAQTYCVPEFSSGCNDGDQIDSFEIPNANFSHLDTGCSTGAYGDFTAQTISMNAGVNYPFSITHDYGSQNVAIWIDFNNDGTFDASTELVATGSSVSGSNIATNSSIAIPATAPVGLHRMRVADRYNTAPIPCNIDGYGEAHDYTVNIGAAPSCLAPNGLSVTAVSSTSATLSWVAPTSTVGVGYEYYLSTSSASPSSTTAATASVASPTITATLSGLSSITTYYVWVRSVCTTTTKSDWSSAASFTTLCGVVVPNFTFDFASGVNVCWSNADTGTPATGPSGTYSNWYEDGFLNNGYTGAMKVNLYTSSFFPTTFDSWLITPVFDLSAGGYRVKFDYGLTQYGDTTAGTMGSDDVVQFVVSQDGGTTWTVLQTWNEASAVSNTSTQYSLDLTSYMGANTKFAFYATNGSVADTNDVDFFIDNLIVEPISLATSEVSYVRNNIKAYPNPFSDVLNISDVTNVKSVTVVDIAGRLVKSIDKPASALHLEELKSGLYMVILNMNDGSKQTIKAIKK, from the coding sequence ATGAAAAAAGTTTTACTAACAGGTTTTTTAGCCTTCGGGTTAATTACATCTGCTCAGACGTATTGTGTGCCGGAATTTTCTAGCGGTTGTAATGATGGAGATCAGATCGACAGTTTTGAAATTCCAAATGCAAACTTCAGCCACTTAGATACCGGTTGCTCTACCGGTGCTTACGGTGATTTTACCGCTCAGACCATAAGTATGAATGCTGGTGTAAATTATCCGTTTTCAATTACTCATGATTACGGTAGTCAGAATGTAGCGATATGGATTGATTTCAATAATGACGGTACGTTCGATGCATCCACGGAATTAGTGGCAACTGGAAGCAGTGTTTCGGGTTCAAACATAGCTACCAACAGTTCAATTGCAATTCCTGCTACCGCTCCTGTAGGTCTGCATAGAATGCGGGTTGCCGATCGGTATAACACTGCGCCAATTCCATGTAATATTGACGGATATGGGGAAGCACATGATTATACAGTAAATATTGGCGCAGCACCAAGTTGTTTAGCTCCCAATGGTTTGTCAGTAACGGCTGTGAGCTCTACTTCTGCCACACTATCTTGGGTTGCTCCCACTTCAACGGTGGGTGTAGGATATGAATATTATCTTTCTACTTCTAGTGCATCACCTTCTTCTACTACTGCAGCGACAGCATCGGTGGCTAGTCCTACCATTACTGCAACATTATCCGGATTATCATCTATCACTACATATTATGTCTGGGTAAGATCTGTCTGTACCACAACTACAAAAAGCGACTGGTCTTCAGCAGCATCTTTCACTACGTTATGTGGTGTAGTGGTACCAAATTTTACATTTGATTTTGCATCAGGAGTGAATGTATGCTGGTCAAATGCAGATACAGGAACACCAGCAACTGGTCCTTCAGGAACGTATTCAAATTGGTATGAGGATGGATTCTTAAATAACGGATATACAGGTGCAATGAAAGTTAATTTGTATACAAGCTCATTTTTTCCTACTACATTTGATTCCTGGCTAATTACACCGGTATTTGATCTTTCTGCAGGAGGGTATCGAGTAAAGTTTGATTACGGATTGACTCAATATGGAGATACAACAGCTGGCACAATGGGATCAGATGATGTGGTGCAGTTTGTTGTTTCCCAAGACGGCGGTACTACTTGGACGGTATTACAAACGTGGAACGAAGCTAGTGCAGTGTCAAATACATCCACACAATATTCACTCGATCTAACTTCTTACATGGGAGCTAACACCAAATTTGCATTTTATGCGACCAATGGAAGTGTGGCAGATACAAATGATGTCGATTTCTTTATCGATAACTTAATTGTTGAGCCAATATCTCTTGCAACTTCTGAGGTTTCTTATGTTAGAAATAACATCAAAGCTTATCCAAATCCATTCTCAGATGTCTTGAATATTTCAGATGTAACTAATGTGAAGTCAGTAACAGTAGTGGATATTGCCGGCAGATTAGTGAAATCAATAGATAAACCGGCTTCAGCTCTTCATTTGGAAGAATTGAAATCTGGACTCTATATGGTTATACTGAACATGAATGATGGTTCTAAACAAACAATTAAAGCAATTAAAAAATAA
- a CDS encoding zinc ribbon domain-containing protein, producing MAKITEISVEEKLRALYDLQIIDSRLDEIRNTRGELPIEVEDLEIEIEGLEKRAEKFHAEIKEQNDQISNKNEVINHAKTLIEKYKSQQDNVRNNKEFEALGKEIEYQELEIQLSEKRIKEFGAKIGHKEETLNELNSKIDDLKNHLKFKKEELEGLVSETQKEEDYLIKKSEEFASKIDERLLASYHRIRANSSTGLAVVGLERGAPKGSFFTIPPQKQMEIAQRKKIIIDEHSGKILVDDELVNEETEKMNAVIKF from the coding sequence ATGGCAAAAATCACCGAAATTTCAGTCGAAGAAAAATTAAGAGCTTTATACGATTTGCAAATCATCGATTCAAGATTGGACGAGATCCGAAATACAAGAGGAGAATTGCCAATCGAAGTTGAAGATCTTGAAATCGAGATTGAAGGCCTAGAAAAAAGAGCGGAAAAATTTCATGCAGAGATTAAAGAGCAGAATGATCAGATCAGCAACAAAAACGAAGTGATCAATCATGCAAAAACTTTAATTGAAAAATATAAATCTCAACAGGACAACGTAAGAAACAATAAAGAATTCGAAGCTTTAGGAAAAGAAATTGAATATCAGGAACTTGAGATTCAGCTTTCTGAAAAGAGAATCAAAGAATTTGGAGCAAAAATCGGTCATAAAGAAGAAACTTTAAACGAGCTGAACTCTAAAATTGATGACCTTAAAAATCACCTTAAATTCAAAAAAGAAGAATTGGAAGGTTTGGTATCTGAAACTCAGAAAGAAGAAGATTATCTGATCAAAAAATCTGAAGAATTTGCTTCTAAAATTGACGAAAGGTTATTAGCATCATACCACAGAATACGAGCCAACTCTTCTACCGGCCTTGCAGTGGTAGGTTTGGAAAGAGGTGCCCCAAAAGGATCTTTCTTTACAATTCCGCCGCAAAAGCAAATGGAAATCGCTCAGAGAAAGAAAATCATCATCGACGAACATTCAGGAAAAATTCTTGTTGACGACGAATTGGTAAATGAAGAAACAGAAAAAATGAATGCTGTCATTAAATTTTAA
- a CDS encoding Nif3-like dinuclear metal center hexameric protein — translation MTIREVISEIEKLIDMPQAEDFDNVGLLCGLPERNVSGMLICHDALENIVDEAIQRNCNFIVCFHPIIFSGLKSLTGKNYVERAVLKAIENKVAIYAIHTAFDNDFQGVNAGICNLLGLKDLKILQPKKNNLKQLNVYVPNDHSENVKEALFSAGAGNIGFYDECSYKVEGNGTFRPIEGSNPFSGEQYVRENAKEDMLSVIFEAFKQNQIVAAMKSAHPYEEVAHQIYSLENENQYSGLGMYGEFEIEMDEKEFLGFVKEKFNVSIIKHSDLNQKKIKRVGVLGGSGASGIKSALSKKCDAYLTGDLKYHDYFLAESKMLICDIGHYESEQLVSQQLFEILSQKFSTFAILKSSEKTNPVNYFL, via the coding sequence ATGACAATACGCGAAGTAATTTCAGAAATAGAAAAGCTCATCGATATGCCGCAGGCTGAAGACTTTGATAATGTCGGCCTTCTGTGCGGTCTGCCGGAACGAAATGTATCAGGAATGCTGATATGTCACGATGCTTTAGAAAATATTGTAGATGAGGCGATCCAAAGAAATTGTAATTTTATTGTATGTTTTCATCCGATTATTTTTTCGGGATTAAAATCCCTGACCGGGAAAAATTATGTGGAAAGAGCAGTTTTAAAAGCCATTGAAAACAAAGTAGCCATTTATGCCATACATACCGCTTTCGATAATGATTTTCAGGGAGTTAATGCGGGAATCTGTAACCTTTTAGGGTTGAAAGATTTAAAAATCCTACAGCCTAAAAAAAATAATCTTAAGCAATTAAATGTCTACGTTCCGAATGATCATTCTGAAAATGTGAAAGAAGCACTTTTCTCTGCCGGAGCAGGAAATATTGGATTTTATGACGAATGCAGTTATAAAGTAGAAGGAAATGGAACTTTCAGGCCTATTGAAGGTTCAAATCCGTTTTCAGGAGAGCAATATGTACGTGAAAACGCAAAAGAAGATATGCTTTCAGTGATTTTTGAAGCTTTTAAGCAAAATCAGATTGTTGCTGCAATGAAGTCGGCTCATCCTTACGAAGAAGTCGCTCATCAGATTTATAGTCTGGAAAATGAAAATCAATATTCCGGATTAGGAATGTATGGCGAATTTGAAATTGAAATGGATGAAAAAGAATTTCTAGGTTTTGTGAAAGAAAAATTTAATGTAAGTATCATCAAACATTCAGATCTTAATCAAAAGAAAATCAAAAGAGTAGGAGTTTTGGGAGGCTCCGGAGCAAGCGGAATAAAATCGGCATTATCGAAAAAATGTGATGCCTATCTTACAGGAGATCTCAAATACCACGATTATTTCCTGGCAGAATCTAAAATGCTGATTTGCGATATTGGGCATTACGAATCTGAGCAATTGGTGAGTCAACAATTATTTGAAATTTTATCACAAAAATTTAGTACATTTGCAATCTTAAAATCTAGTGAAAAAACAAACCCAGTAAATTATTTCCTATAG
- a CDS encoding ion transporter: MEREHNLVPGDKFWKRFLYRIIYRSDTKLGKLFDVALLSLILVSTFIIMMESVPKLEKKYHVYFIIAEWIISLFFSAEYFMRIAVLKNKKHYIFSFFGIIDFLSLVPFYLSFLFPVTKYFLIFRMLRMLRVFRVFNLLDFMNDGSVIVKALKGSSRKIYIFLLFLVIFSVIVGSLMFMVEGGRPGFETIPQSIYWAVVTVTTVGYGDVSPITPMGKFFAVILMLAGYSIIAVPTGIVTAEMRNKRQNFELICERCGNEDIDDDARYCKQCGKKLA, encoded by the coding sequence ATGGAAAGAGAACATAATCTTGTTCCCGGAGACAAATTCTGGAAAAGATTTTTGTACCGTATCATTTACCGTTCTGATACAAAGCTCGGAAAGTTATTTGATGTGGCGCTTCTCTCACTGATTTTGGTGAGCACTTTTATCATCATGATGGAAAGTGTGCCTAAACTGGAAAAAAAATACCATGTTTATTTTATCATTGCCGAATGGATCATCTCATTGTTTTTTTCAGCAGAATATTTTATGCGGATTGCCGTGTTGAAAAACAAAAAACATTATATATTCAGTTTTTTCGGAATTATCGACTTCCTCTCCCTTGTTCCTTTTTATCTGAGTTTTCTTTTTCCTGTGACTAAGTATTTCCTGATTTTCAGAATGCTGAGAATGCTTAGAGTTTTCAGGGTTTTTAATCTTCTTGATTTTATGAATGACGGTTCTGTCATCGTAAAAGCTTTGAAAGGAAGTTCCCGAAAAATTTATATTTTCCTGTTATTTTTAGTTATATTTTCGGTCATCGTCGGTTCGCTCATGTTTATGGTAGAAGGCGGAAGACCTGGTTTTGAAACGATTCCGCAATCAATATATTGGGCGGTGGTTACGGTAACTACGGTGGGTTATGGAGATGTATCACCAATTACGCCGATGGGAAAATTTTTCGCAGTAATTTTAATGCTTGCGGGTTATTCGATCATTGCTGTTCCTACAGGAATTGTAACAGCTGAGATGAGAAACAAAAGACAAAACTTTGAATTAATCTGTGAACGGTGCGGAAATGAAGATATTGACGATGATGCACGATATTGCAAACAGTGTGGCAAGAAATTAGCATAG
- a CDS encoding AMP-dependent synthetase/ligase — MTIKRLFDIPHYALEKLPNNVMFATKHQGEWIKTSTQEFVNQGNKISRGLLKLGIKPGDKIALITTNSRTEWAIMDLGISQIGVVSVPVYPSISPEDYEFIFNNAEIKYCFVSDKELLEKVMKIKHNVSSLQGVFTFDNITGAANWKEILDLGEDDSTQIEVEDLSKAINAEDLATLIYTSGTTGKPKGVMLTHENIVSNVLGSLPRIPKRKSLDYKDTRVLSFLPICHIFERMLFYLFQYNGFSIYFAESIEKMGENVREVKPHYMSVVPRLVEKVYDKIYNTGSSAGGFKQKIFFWALNLIQKKKEVTKPSGLSEIIADKLVFKKWREGLGGEIITLVSGSAALSKRLNLMFQNAGIPILEGYGLTETSPVISVNSFGKMKVGTVGHPLDNLTVKIQEDGEITVKGPSVFKSYFKNEEQTKETFTEDGFFKTGDIGHIDSEGFLQITDRKKEMFKTSGGKYIAPQTIENLAKASKFIEQVMVVGDGEKMPCAFVQPDFEFAKNWALRNNLNIGSNPQEIAKSPELKARIEKEIDDINEHLGNWEQIKKIELTPEVWSIEAGLLTPTLKLKRKAVKEKFKDLYDKMYGHHD; from the coding sequence ATGACCATCAAAAGATTATTCGATATACCCCACTACGCTTTAGAAAAACTCCCTAATAATGTAATGTTTGCAACAAAACATCAGGGCGAGTGGATAAAGACGTCTACTCAGGAGTTTGTCAACCAGGGAAACAAAATTTCTAGAGGGCTTTTAAAACTAGGTATAAAACCAGGCGATAAAATTGCCTTGATCACCACCAACTCTCGTACAGAATGGGCTATCATGGATCTCGGAATTTCACAGATTGGCGTTGTCTCCGTACCCGTATATCCAAGTATTTCTCCCGAAGATTATGAGTTCATCTTTAATAATGCCGAGATAAAATACTGTTTTGTTTCAGATAAAGAACTTTTAGAAAAAGTGATGAAGATCAAGCACAATGTTTCTTCTCTACAAGGTGTTTTTACCTTTGACAATATCACTGGTGCTGCCAATTGGAAAGAAATTTTAGATTTAGGAGAAGATGATTCTACGCAGATTGAGGTGGAAGATCTTTCAAAAGCAATTAATGCAGAAGATTTGGCTACTTTAATATATACTTCGGGAACTACCGGAAAACCAAAAGGTGTTATGCTGACCCACGAAAACATCGTTTCGAATGTGTTAGGTTCTCTTCCTAGGATTCCGAAAAGAAAAAGTTTAGACTATAAAGATACAAGAGTGCTGAGCTTTTTACCGATCTGTCATATTTTTGAGAGAATGCTTTTTTATCTTTTCCAATACAACGGATTTTCAATCTATTTTGCAGAGAGCATTGAAAAAATGGGTGAAAATGTAAGAGAAGTAAAACCGCATTACATGAGCGTTGTCCCGCGACTGGTAGAAAAAGTGTATGATAAAATCTATAACACAGGTTCATCAGCAGGAGGGTTTAAACAAAAAATATTTTTCTGGGCATTGAATTTAATTCAAAAAAAGAAAGAAGTTACAAAACCTTCGGGTCTTTCAGAAATTATTGCCGATAAACTGGTTTTCAAAAAATGGAGAGAAGGTTTGGGAGGTGAAATCATCACATTGGTTTCCGGTTCGGCTGCTTTATCCAAGAGATTGAATTTGATGTTCCAAAATGCCGGAATTCCTATTCTGGAAGGATATGGTTTGACGGAAACTTCGCCGGTAATCTCTGTAAATTCATTTGGTAAAATGAAAGTAGGAACCGTAGGTCACCCTTTGGATAATTTAACTGTAAAAATTCAGGAAGACGGTGAAATTACAGTAAAAGGGCCTTCTGTATTTAAAAGCTATTTTAAGAACGAAGAACAAACCAAAGAAACATTCACCGAAGACGGATTTTTCAAAACCGGAGACATTGGTCATATCGACAGTGAAGGATTTTTACAGATCACCGACCGTAAAAAGGAGATGTTTAAAACATCGGGCGGAAAATATATAGCTCCACAAACCATAGAAAATTTAGCTAAGGCTTCCAAGTTTATTGAGCAGGTAATGGTAGTTGGTGATGGTGAAAAAATGCCTTGCGCATTCGTACAGCCAGATTTTGAATTTGCTAAAAACTGGGCCCTGAGAAACAACCTTAACATCGGTTCTAATCCGCAGGAAATCGCAAAAAGCCCCGAACTGAAAGCGAGAATTGAAAAGGAAATCGACGATATCAACGAGCATCTAGGAAACTGGGAACAGATTAAAAAAATAGAGCTTACGCCAGAAGTCTGGAGCATCGAAGCTGGACTTCTGACTCCTACTTTAAAATTAAAAAGAAAGGCAGTAAAAGAGAAGTTCAAAGACTTGTATGATAAGATGTATGGTCATCACGATTAA
- a CDS encoding acyl-CoA dehydrogenase, producing the protein MDFNLSEEQLMIQQAARDFALNELLPEVIERDRDQKFPTEQVKKMGEMGLLGMMVDPQYGGAGMDSVSYVLAMEEIAKIDASAAVVMSVNNSLVCAGLEKYASEEQKIKYLTPLASGKVIGAFALSEPEAGSDATSQKTTAEDKGDYYLLNGVKNWITNGGTATYYIVIAQTDPEKKHKGINAFIVERGWEGFEIGPKEDKLGIRGSDTHSLLFNNVKVPKENRIGEDGFGFNFAMAVLNGGRIGIASQALGIASGAYEMALKYAKTRKAFKTEIINHQAIAFKLADMATQITAARMLCFKAAVEKDAGKDISEIGAMAKLYSSQVAMDTTIEAVQIHGGYGYVKEYHVERLMRDAKITQIYEGTSEIQRIVISRSIAK; encoded by the coding sequence ATGGACTTTAATTTATCCGAAGAACAGCTGATGATTCAGCAGGCAGCAAGAGATTTTGCATTAAACGAACTATTACCGGAAGTAATCGAAAGAGACCGAGATCAGAAGTTTCCAACTGAGCAGGTAAAGAAAATGGGAGAAATGGGACTTTTAGGGATGATGGTTGATCCACAATACGGTGGGGCAGGTATGGATAGTGTTTCTTACGTTTTGGCAATGGAAGAGATCGCAAAAATTGATGCTTCTGCAGCTGTTGTGATGTCTGTAAATAATTCATTGGTTTGCGCCGGTCTAGAAAAATATGCTTCTGAAGAACAAAAAATAAAATATCTTACACCATTAGCAAGCGGTAAAGTAATTGGTGCATTTGCATTATCTGAACCAGAAGCTGGATCTGATGCAACTTCTCAGAAGACTACAGCTGAAGACAAAGGTGATTACTACCTTCTAAACGGTGTGAAAAACTGGATCACGAATGGTGGAACAGCTACTTATTATATCGTTATTGCCCAGACAGATCCTGAGAAAAAGCATAAAGGTATCAACGCTTTTATTGTAGAAAGAGGCTGGGAAGGATTTGAAATCGGGCCGAAAGAAGACAAATTGGGAATCAGAGGAAGTGATACACACTCTTTGCTTTTCAACAACGTAAAAGTACCTAAAGAAAACAGAATTGGTGAAGACGGTTTCGGATTCAACTTTGCAATGGCTGTGCTGAATGGAGGCAGAATCGGTATAGCTTCTCAGGCCTTAGGAATTGCTTCGGGAGCTTACGAAATGGCTTTGAAATATGCTAAAACCAGAAAAGCATTCAAAACGGAAATTATTAATCATCAGGCAATCGCTTTTAAACTGGCAGACATGGCTACTCAGATTACAGCTGCAAGAATGCTTTGCTTTAAAGCTGCTGTGGAAAAAGATGCAGGGAAAGATATTTCTGAAATCGGAGCAATGGCTAAATTGTATTCGTCTCAGGTTGCTATGGATACTACGATTGAAGCAGTTCAGATTCACGGCGGATACGGATACGTAAAAGAATATCACGTTGAAAGACTGATGAGAGATGCGAAAATCACACAAATCTATGAAGGAACTTCTGAAATTCAGAGAATTGTGATTTCCAGAAGTATCGCAAAGTAA
- a CDS encoding T9SS type A sorting domain-containing protein, which yields MKKLLLACLFLLNLVLNAQITLGAGNTTVGTAPVSTYYGYSYVQQIFTKNEINANAAGNITGLKFYLNPSSVIANSSNWVIYLGTTSKTGFTSSSDWIPVSQLTQVFSGTVTNVNGVVTVVLPVPFAYNNLNNLIVAAEENAPGYDENGFANAFYNFGSAANSLLYYQSDNTNPNPLFPPNGVRDDQKSVITFNGLTANATIACPNVIYPVNNTSFVPLSPTIEWNAVSGATGYKVSLGTVPGGTDIINQQLVSTSSLLVPQTLTANTVYYLKVTALNAVGESQGCSNIMFRTAPGQPVNDECVNAITLTVNPNAVCASSVQGYTLGATGSGLVASPCYGNPDDDVWFKFVATAATHKISLTDIASVGTTFSEDLYFQVFSGSCGNLTSILCSDPASSLVSGLTVGATYYLRVYSYNGAGSNQSFTICVGSIPPPPANDACTGAISATNFPYSYTQLDASGATNNSGFLTTCTDGMNDGTWFSFVGNGGNFDIIVTMPSGSSFDPQVGVFTGSCGSLACVETEDDGGDGESEILTIPTISGTTYYVNVGHYDSSDNEMEDIFSINILTNTLGTESTVSTIRSKVKIYPNPFTDVLNISSVENIESATITDMSGKLIKTIENPTSLIHLQDLRSGVYILSLWMKDHKRQTIKIIKK from the coding sequence ATGAAAAAACTTTTACTTGCGTGCCTTTTTTTACTAAATCTGGTTTTAAATGCCCAGATCACTTTAGGTGCAGGAAATACAACCGTTGGGACAGCGCCCGTAAGTACATATTACGGATATTCTTACGTACAGCAGATATTTACAAAGAATGAAATTAATGCAAATGCTGCGGGCAACATTACTGGACTTAAATTTTACTTAAATCCATCTTCTGTAATTGCAAATTCTTCAAATTGGGTTATCTATTTAGGTACAACTTCAAAAACGGGCTTTACTTCAAGTTCAGATTGGATCCCTGTTTCTCAGCTTACACAGGTCTTTTCAGGAACTGTTACCAATGTTAATGGTGTGGTTACGGTCGTTTTACCTGTACCATTTGCTTATAACAATTTAAATAACTTAATAGTTGCTGCAGAAGAAAATGCTCCGGGATATGATGAGAACGGTTTTGCCAACGCATTTTACAATTTTGGTTCTGCTGCAAATTCTCTCTTATATTACCAGAGCGATAACACAAACCCAAATCCGCTCTTTCCGCCAAACGGAGTTCGGGATGATCAAAAATCTGTTATTACATTTAATGGTCTGACTGCAAATGCTACGATTGCATGTCCCAATGTGATTTACCCCGTCAACAATACATCATTTGTTCCTTTATCTCCAACAATCGAGTGGAATGCCGTTTCAGGAGCTACAGGATATAAGGTCTCATTGGGTACAGTACCGGGTGGTACAGATATTATCAATCAGCAATTGGTAAGCACAAGCAGTCTTTTAGTTCCTCAAACTTTAACGGCAAATACCGTTTATTATTTAAAAGTTACTGCTCTAAATGCTGTGGGAGAATCACAAGGTTGCTCAAATATCATGTTTAGGACAGCCCCCGGACAGCCGGTAAATGATGAATGTGTAAATGCCATAACGCTTACTGTAAATCCAAACGCTGTCTGTGCATCTTCAGTTCAAGGGTATACTTTAGGCGCTACAGGTTCAGGATTGGTTGCGAGCCCTTGTTACGGAAATCCTGACGACGATGTCTGGTTTAAATTTGTAGCCACGGCTGCAACTCACAAGATTTCACTTACGGATATTGCATCGGTAGGAACCACTTTTAGCGAAGATTTATATTTTCAGGTTTTTAGTGGGTCTTGTGGTAATTTAACAAGTATTTTGTGTTCAGATCCTGCTTCTTCTTTGGTTTCAGGATTAACGGTAGGAGCAACCTATTATCTAAGAGTATACAGTTATAATGGTGCAGGAAGCAACCAGAGTTTTACAATTTGTGTTGGAAGTATCCCGCCGCCGCCTGCAAATGATGCATGTACAGGTGCTATATCGGCAACAAATTTTCCATACTCATATACCCAACTTGATGCATCTGGAGCAACTAACAATTCGGGGTTTTTAACCACCTGTACAGATGGTATGAATGACGGAACGTGGTTCAGCTTTGTTGGAAATGGTGGCAATTTTGATATTATTGTTACGATGCCTTCAGGAAGCAGTTTTGATCCGCAAGTCGGAGTTTTTACCGGAAGCTGTGGCTCATTGGCGTGTGTAGAAACAGAGGACGATGGTGGAGATGGTGAATCAGAAATACTCACAATACCCACAATTTCAGGAACTACTTACTACGTAAATGTGGGTCATTATGATAGTTCAGATAATGAGATGGAAGATATTTTCAGCATTAATATTTTAACGAATACTTTGGGGACAGAATCAACAGTCTCCACAATCAGAAGCAAAGTAAAAATATATCCAAATCCTTTTACGGATGTCTTGAATATTTCAAGTGTTGAAAATATTGAGTCGGCAACCATTACTGATATGTCCGGAAAATTGATTAAAACAATTGAAAATCCTACTTCGCTGATTCATTTGCAAGATCTTAGATCCGGTGTGTATATTTTATCTTTATGGATGAAAGACCATAAGCGACAAACTATTAAAATAATCAAAAAGTAA